Proteins encoded in a region of the Zea mays cultivar B73 chromosome 4, Zm-B73-REFERENCE-NAM-5.0, whole genome shotgun sequence genome:
- the LOC100193288 gene encoding UDP-glycosyltransferase 83A1-like, with the protein MAPPSPHALVIPYPAQGHVIPLLELAHALVDRGFTVTFANSEFNHRRVVAAAMPESESPTLLGRRGIRLVAVPDGMGPGEDRNDIVRLTLLTAEHMAPRVEDLIRRSRDGDGGAEGGPITCVVADYNVGAWALDVARRTGVRSAAIWPASAAVLASLLSIDKLIQDKIIDPQDGSALSQGTFQLSPDMPVMQTSHLAWNCIGNHDGQEALFRYLRAGVRAVEECDFILCNSFHDAEPATFARFPRIVPVGPLLTGERRRRGSGGKQAAAVVGHFWRPEDGACMAWLNAQAARSVVYVAFGSHTMFDARQFRELALGLELSGRPFLWVVRPDIVLGGGGIHGYPDGFLDRVSATGRGMVVAWSPQQRVLAHPAVACFVSHCGWNSTMEGVRNGVPFLAWPYFTDQFVNQAYICDVWKVGLPAEADESGVVTKEHIASRVEELMGDAGMRERVEDMKRAARGSVTRGGSSHRNFDMFVQAMKRRESIDSQNN; encoded by the exons ATGGCGCCTCCGTCCCCACATGCGCTCGTCATCCCCTACCCGGCGCAGGGCCACGTGATACCCCTCCTGGAGCTCGCCCACGCGCTGGTCGACCGGGGCTTCACCGTCACCTTCGCCAACTCCGAGTTCAACCACCGCCGCGTCGTGGCCGCCGCCATGCCGGAGTCGGAGTCGCCGACGCTGCTGGGCCGGAGGGGGATCCGGCTGGTGGCGGTGCCGGACGGCATGGGGCCCGGGGAGGACCGGAACGACATCGTCAGGCTGACCCTGCTCACGGCGGAGCACATGGCGCCTCGGGTGGAGGACCTCATCAGGCGCAGccgcgacggcgacggcggcgcGGAGGGCGGGCCCATCACCTGCGTCGTGGCGGACTACAACGTCGGGGCGTGGGCGCTCGACGTGGCGCGGAGGACCGGCGTCAGGTCCGCCGCCATCTGGCCGGCTTCGGCCGCCGTGCTGGCGAGCCTTCTCAGCATCGACAAGCTGATCCAGGACAAGATCATCGACCCACAAGATG GGTCTGCACTGAGCCAAGGCACGTTCCAGCTGTCCCCGGACATGCCCGTGATGCAGACGTCTCACCTCGCGTGGAACTGCATAGGCAACCACGACGGGCAGGAGGCGCTGTTCCGGTACCTCCGCGCCGGCGTCCGCGCGGTGGAAGAGTGCGACTTCATCCTCTGCAACTCTTTCCACGACGCCGAGCCGGCGACCTTCGCGCGGTTCCCGCGGATCGTCCCAGTCGGCCCTCTCCTCACGGGCGAGCGCCGTCGCCGTGGCAGTGGTGGCAAGCAGGCGGCAGCGGTGGTGGGGCATTTCTGGCGGCCCGAGGACGGCGCGTGCATGGCCTGGCTCAACGCGCAGGCGGCGAGGTCCGTCGTGTACGTGGCCTTCGGCAgccacaccatgttcgacgcgcgCCAGTTCCGGGAGCTGGCACTGGGGCTGGAGCTCTCTGGTCGGCCGTTCCTGTGGGTCGTGCGCCCTGACATCGtcctcggcggcggcggcatcCACGGCTACCCCGACGGCTTCCTCGACCGCGTCAGCGCGACTGGCCGCGGCATGGTGGTGGCGTGGTCGCCGCAGCAGCGGGTGTTGGCGCACCCTGCGGTCGCGTGCTTCGTCTCGCACTGCGGCTGGAACTCGACCATGGAGGGCGTCCGCAACGGGGTGCCCTTCCTCGCCTGGCCCTACTTCACCGACCAGTTCGTCAACCAGGCGTACATCTGCGACGTCTGGAAGGTCGGGCTCCCGGCCGAGGCCGATGAGTCGGGCGTCGTCACCAAGGAGCACATCGCCAGTAGGGTGGAGGAGTTGATGGGTGACGCCGGCATGAGGGAGAGGGTGGAGGACATGAAAAGGGCTGCGCGTGGGAGCGTCACCCGTGGGGGCTCGTCGCACCGCAACTTCGACATGTTTGTTCAGGCAATGAAAAGGCGTGAATCAATAGATTCACAGAATAATTaa